One window from the genome of Schistocerca piceifrons isolate TAMUIC-IGC-003096 chromosome 1, iqSchPice1.1, whole genome shotgun sequence encodes:
- the LOC124805078 gene encoding MAP kinase-interacting serine/threonine-protein kinase 1 — MVEKILEEVQGAEAECSEVLSAMRDKASNDVQQRKEEARRKRRKKKNNGTSLVSSCFQDMYRLTGEVLGEGAYASVQTCVSVWTDLEYAVKIIEKIPGHSRSRVFKEVETFHYCQGHPNIIHLIEFYEDDDRFYLVFEKVNGGPLLTRIQEQNHFTENEASEIVRELASALEFLHRKGIAHRDLKPENILCVYPDKLTPVKICDFDLSSGIKFNTNLTSPLATPQLLTPVGSAEFMAPEVVEAFIGEATSYDKRCDLWSLGVITYILLCGYPPFYGNCGEDCGWERGQNCPACQELLFSSIQEASYDFPEQDWGNISEDAKDLIRRLLVKEAGQRLSAECLLSHPWLKSGQAERSLSTPHVIRRNNSARELSAFAESAMAVNRVVLQHFSMNLDMVREHSAHQDAVGDEKPLSLSPPSESRLAQRRKAQSLTKSIAIVAAAAATVVASPSG, encoded by the exons ATGGTTGAGAAGATCTTAGAAGAAGTGCAAGGAGCGGAAGCTGAATGCA GCGAGGTGTTGTCTGCCATGCGGGACAAGGCAAGCAATGATGTTCAGCAGAGAAAGGAGGAGGCCCGTAGAAAGCGGCGTAAGAAGAAGAACAATGGCACAAGTTTGGTATCGTCGTGCTTTCAAG ATATGTACCGACTGACGGGAGAAGTTCTGGGTGAAGGGGCGTATGCCTCTGTGCAGACCTGTGTTAGTGTGTGGACTGATCTTGAGTATGCGGTGAAGATCATTGAGAAAATCCCAGGTCATAGCCGTAGCAGAGTTTTCAAGGAAGTTGAGACGTTCCACTACTGTCAAGGCCACCCAAACATCATTCACCTAATTGAATTTTATGAAGACGATGATAG GTTCTATCTTGTATTTGAGAAAGTGAATGGTGGGCCTCTACTGACAAGAATTCAGGAACAGAATCACTTCACAGAGAATGAAGCCAGTGAGATTGTACGAGAGCTTGCAAGTGCTTTAGAGTTCTTGCATAGGAAGG GAATTGCTCATCGTGATCTGAAGCCAGAAAATATCCTCTGTGTGTATCCTGACAAACTCACTCCAGTGAAGATTTGTGACTTTGACCTAAGTTCTGGCATAAAGTTCAATACCAATCTCACTTCACCACTGGCAACCCCACAGCTCCTAACACCT GTTGGGAGTGCAGAATTTATGGCCCCAGAGGTTGTGGAAGCATTTATTGGAGAAGCAACATCATATGATAAAAGATGTGATTTATGGTCTCTTGGTGTAATTACCTACATCTTACTCTGTGGTTATCCTCCTTTCTATGGCAACTGCGGAGAGGATTGTGGCTGGGAGAGAGGTCAAAATTGCCCTGCATGCCAG GAACTGCTGTTTTCTAGCATACAAGAGGCATCTTATGATTTTCCTGAACAAGATTGGGGAAACATATCGGAGGATGCAAAGGATCTGATAAGAAGACTGCTTGTGAAAGAAGCAGGCCAGCGACTTTCTGCAGAGTGTCTGCTATCTCATCCATGGCTGAAAAGTGGCCAGGCAGAAAGGTCTTTGAGTACGCCTCATGTTATCAGAag gAACAACAGTGCGAGGGAACTGTCTGCATTCGCTGAAAGTGCAATGGCAGTGAACAgggttgtgttgcagcacttcagcATGAATCTGGATATGGTGCGAGAGCACTCTGCGCATCAAGATGCTGTGGGCGACGAGAAGCCCTTGAGCCTGTCTCCTCCAAGCGAGTCCAGACTTGCACAGCGACGTAAAGCCCAGAGCTTGACGAAGAGCATTGCAATTgtggctgccgccgccgccactgtgGTTGCGTCACCCAGTGGCTGA